The proteins below come from a single Miscanthus floridulus cultivar M001 chromosome 1, ASM1932011v1, whole genome shotgun sequence genomic window:
- the LOC136516050 gene encoding protein POST-ILLUMINATION CHLOROPHYLL FLUORESCENCE INCREASE, chloroplastic-like, giving the protein MATLSSCSRLSSGTGAAAIHHRQPARAGVVVVTSRRSSSASVRAAAAATAAPAAVEQQDKGLSLPTWAEFELGRAPVFWKTANGLPPSPGEGLTLFYNPAATKMAPNDVFGVAFSGGFNQPIMCGGEPRQMTLQVRGKADPPIYTIRIRVPQHAISLIFSFTNGAEWDGPYTLKFRVPKPWQNKPLSFFNEGLADELNMEGACDRAIYPDENIAITSCAMDGYLEEGGDRCKLDIVSGCMDPGSDMFDPLATVDDGSCPLESDSEE; this is encoded by the exons ATGGCCACGCTCTCCTCCTGCAGCCGCCTGAGCAGCGGCACCGGCGCCGCGGCTATCCACCACCGGCAACCGGCCCGTGCAGGAGTCGTCGTCGTCACCAGCCGGCGGAGTTCCTCCGCGAGCGTtcgcgccgccgctgctgccacgGCGGCGCCGGCTGCCGTAGAGCAGCAGGACAAGGG GCTGTCGCTGCCGACGTGGGCGGAGTTCGAGCTCGGGCGGGCGCCGGTGTTCTGGAAGACCGCCAACGGCCTCCCGCCCTCGCCG GGCGAAGGGCTGACCCTGTTCTACAACCcggcggcgacgaagatggccccGAACGACGTGTTCGGCGTGGCGTTCAGCGGCGGCTTCAACCAGCCCATCATGTGTGGCGGCGAGCCGAGGCAGATGACGCTGCAGGTCCGGGGCAAAGCCGACCCGCCCATCTACACCATCAGGATACGCGTGCCGCAGCACG CCATAAGCTTGATCTTCTCATTCACCAACGGGGCCGAGTGGGACGGGCCGTACACGCTCAAGTTCAGGGTCCCCAAGCCATGGCAGAACAAGCCGCTGAGCTTCTTCAACGAG GGCCTGGCGGACGAGCTCAACATGGAGGGCGCCTGCGACCGGGCCATCTACCCGGACGAGAACATCGCCATCACCAGCTGCGCCATGGACGGCTACCTCGAGGAGGGG GGGGATCGGTGCAAGCTGGACATCGTGAGCGGATGCATGGACCCCGGCTCCGACATGTTCGACCCGCTGGCCACCGTCGACGACGGCTCCTGCCCCCTTGAGTCTGATTCCGAGGAATGA
- the LOC136456444 gene encoding uncharacterized protein: MEQHDDEKQDLAAVPMPTAITLIPDDVLADVFRRASPRGLAACRCVCRAWRALIDDRRLLRADRLPLSLAALLLCLNVEWDRPELFARPGADVTGYLMPRRTTGIDDHCNGLILINHDVLNPATGRVVRLPKCPPSPLWGDPHFFFQDRYLAFDPAESPHYQVFCIPMLLTRNRKEEPAYRAISQCEWPPSPFFLSVFSSMTGRW; encoded by the coding sequence ATGGAACAGCATGACGACGAGAAGCAGGACCTGGCGGCAGTGCCAATGCCAACAGCAATAACGCTGATCCCCGACGACGTTCTCGCCGACGTGTTCCGCCGCGCCTCGCCGCGTGGGCTCGCCGCGTGCCGCTGCGTGTGCAGGGCATGGCGCGCGCTCATCGACGACCGCCGGCTGCTCCGCGCCGACCGCCTCCCGCTGTCGCTGGCCGCCCTCCTGCTCTGCCTCAACGTGGAGTGGGACCGCCCGGAGCTGTTCGCGCGCCCCGGCGCTGACGTCACCGGCTACCTGATGCCCCGCCGTACCACCGGGATCGACGACCACTGCAACGGCCTCATCCTGATCAACCACGACGTGCTCAACCCGGCCACGGGCCGGGTCGTGCGTCTGCCCAAGTGCCCCCCGTCTCCGCTCTGGGGGGATCCACACTTTTTCTTCCAAGACCGCTATCTCGCCTTCGATCCCGCGGAGTCACCGCACTACCAGGTGTtctgcatccccatgctgcttaCTCGCAATCGCAAGGAGGAGCCTGCGTACAGGGCCATCTCGCAGTGTGAATGgccaccgtcgccgttcttcctCAGCGTCTTCTCGTCGATGACGGGGCGGTGGTAG
- the LOC136516136 gene encoding DNA-directed RNA polymerases II, IV and V subunit 6A-like gives MADDDYNEIDMGYEDEPPEPEIEEGAEEEPENNEDAPDDVIGGEGEDKEQEKTKRERKTTKYMTKYERARILGTRALQISMNAPVMVELEGETDPLEIAMKELRARKIPFTIRRYLPDGSYEDWGVDELIVEDSWKRQVGGD, from the exons ATGGCGGACGACGATTACAACGAAATCGACATGGG CTACGAGGATGAGCCCCCAGAACCTGAGATTGAG GAAGGGGCTGAAGAAGAGCCTGAGAACAACGAAGATGCCCCTGATGATGTCATAGGTGGAGAGGGTGAAGACAAGGAACAGGAAAAGACCAAGCGTGAGCGTAAAACAACAAAATACATGACGAAGTATGAACGTGCGCGCATCCTGGGTACACGAGCCTTGCAGATAAG CATGAATGCTCCAGTCATGGTTGAGCTTGAGGGAGAAACTGACCCTCTTGAG ATTGCGATGAAGGAGCTGAGAGCGCGCAAGATACCCTTCACGATCAGACGGTACCTACCTGATGGAAG CTATGAAGACTGGGGAGTAGATGAGCTCATTGTGGAGGACTCCTGGAAACGCCAGGTTGGTGGAGACTGA
- the LOC136456453 gene encoding protein synthesis inhibitor I-like translates to MTVDPDTLWFGEVIDTVETKAGIQQLSFLGGKFKCFFLQRHRRLIQLVLLGPDGSISTKLLFRFSDLYLIGFANRDDHWFVMKGAEDLMPGATVLPFGYTYRDLLQAIEGSTTKQKLANLALGKAPTLEAVSTLGTNDPSNLNPKVPSSLGLFAVTVAESLRFLPISEKIGTILESGTIGYLDEKKYNDYINNWAKISMLLLCSLHGRPLGDFRGYNDLKDINIVDDQQAINVIAIMLRPSGYDPEDLKASCDDR, encoded by the coding sequence ATGACCGTCGACCCTGACACTTTGTGGTTTGGTGAAGTAATTGACACAGTAGAAACGAAGGCTGGAATTCAGCAGTTATCTTTTCTGGGAGGAAAATTTAAGTGCTTCTTTCTTCAACGACACCGCAGATTAATTCAGTTGGTTCTATTGGGTCCGGATGGCAGCATCAGTACAAAATTGCTTTTTAGGTTCAGCGACCTATACCTCATAGGGTTCGCGAACCGGGATGATCATTGGTTTGTGATGAAGGGAGCCGAGGATCTGATGCCCGGTGCCACGGTACTGCCATTTGGATATACATATAGAGATCTCCTACAAGCAATCGAAGGGAGCACAACTAAACAAAAACTGGCTAACTTGGCCCTAGGGAAGGCTCCAACATTGGAAGCTGTCAGCACCTTGGGTACTAACGACCCGTCTAATCTCAATCCTAAGGTTCCGTCGTCATTGGGATTGTTCGCTGTAACGGTAGCGGAATCGTTAAGGTTCTTACCGATCAGTGAAAAGATTGGTACAATTTTGGAATCAGGAACTATAGGGTACCTTGATGAAAAGAAATATAACGACTACATCAACAACTGGGCCAAAATCTCGATGTTATTGTTGTGCTCCCTCCATGGCCGCCCACTGGGAGATTTTAGGGGTTATAATGATCTGAAGGATATCAATATCGTGGATGATCAACAAGCAATCAATGTCATCGCCATTATGCTACGGCCCAGTGGTTACGATCCTGAGGATCTGAAGGCATCTTGTGATGATAGATAA